Genomic DNA from Streptomyces sp. GS7:
GGGATCCAGGGCGAAGCGCGCGGCGGGCGGCTCATGATGCTCCATCGCGCGACGGTAGCGGCCCACCCACCGGACGACCTCGCTCTCCTGCCCGAGCAGAGCAAGCGCCTCCGCGCCCATCGGGCCGTGGTTGGCGAGGTCGACTCCCTGCCCGCGCTCATACCCGAGATCGGCCATCCGTTCCAAGGCGTCGTTGACCGCGTCGCTGTAGCTGATCGACCCCATGAGCGATTCACCCTTCGGGTTGCCTAATGGTTTGGATATCCAAAGCATATACACTCGCAAGTATGCACCACACCCACGAAGCCGGGAAGGCAGGCCGGACGCCGACCCCCGAAGAAGCCCAAGTCGTCGGCCTCGCGCCACTGCTGGAGCCCTACTTCCGTGGCGCAGTGGTCCGGGAACTCATGCCGGCGCCGCTGCGTGACGCGATGGAGACCCACCGATTGACGCCGCGCCACGGTGCCGTACTGCCCCAACTCCTTGCCGGACAGCCGCTGACCGTCGGCGAGATCGCCCGGCGGCTTCACGTGTCGCTGCCCACCGCCAGCGAGCTGGTCGGCGGCCTGAGCCGGGCAGGGATCGTGGAACGCACCGAAGACCCGTCGAAC
This window encodes:
- a CDS encoding MarR family winged helix-turn-helix transcriptional regulator is translated as MHHTHEAGKAGRTPTPEEAQVVGLAPLLEPYFRGAVVRELMPAPLRDAMETHRLTPRHGAVLPQLLAGQPLTVGEIARRLHVSLPTASELVGGLSRAGIVERTEDPSNRRRILVSLAEQYRSQLETFVVRRGEPLLRALDGLSPSERAGFLAGLTAWVREVQS